The Amblyomma americanum isolate KBUSLIRL-KWMA chromosome 6, ASM5285725v1, whole genome shotgun sequence genome has a window encoding:
- the LOC144094564 gene encoding alpha-(1,6)-fucosyltransferase-like — translation MRRMQRWPTLLLLLFSASAAFWAWNSSREALTLAENEHDKIPLEMYGILPLESEPSVWARLRRLAEPTATPQDLVSSARFAPGGRFQGFESTAALYNHIQLSVHEMDRFLSFHLRSAAKRASKAVAHALATVSVSARERLRHLAAEIRAMAHETGVVKRKRQALFQLKNKVRRAIERNQNEGNCSRALVCRLANPYGFSSAIHDVLWCLARGVSLGRPVLVDSEPWHYAPSAWNSVFLPLSFACPERVEPHSPWPGENLSPNRAALLELPRDVAEALVGLHGDPYAWWLGQLMAYIMRPSEQLANIVAKAKSKLQFQSPIVGLHVRRTDKESEASFHDVEEYMEHAEAFFAAAGAQVPRRVFVATDEPAVFRDLRHRFRNYSFVGDEAASAAAREHRTRYSLPSLLALARDLLLLSECDLVVCTLSSGVCRVVYELMQARRTDASADLVSLDVEYFYAFVQFPARKALYGHRPLHPKELWLREGDSVERLGDHSVIGEARRKKYWDGVSVGTLPGTVLTGLYPTYKTVPQLRTTQRRLGLN, via the exons ATGCGGCGAATGCAGCGATGGCCGAcgctgctcttgctgctgttCAGCGCCAGCGCGGCTTTTTGGGCCTGGAATAGCAGCCGGGAAGCTTTGACGCTAGCGGAGAACGAACACGACAAGATTCCCTTGGAGATGTACGGCATCCTGCCACTGGAGTCCGAACCTTCAGTCTG GGCCCGCCTGAGGAGACTGGCGGAGCCAACGGCCACCCCCCAGGACCTGGTGAGCAGCGCGAGGTTCGCGCCAGGAGGGCGTTTCCAGGGCTTCGAGAGCACGGCAGCGCTCTACAACCACATCCAGCTGAGCGTGCACGAAATGGACCGCTTCCTTAGCTTCCACTTGCGGTCGGCCGCCAAGAGGGCATCCAAGGCGGTCGCCCACGCCCTGGCCACAGTCTCCGTCTCCGCCCGCGAGCGTCTTCGTCACCTGGCCGCCGAAATCAGAGCCATGGCTCACGAAACTGGCGTCGTGAAGCGAAAGCGCCAAGCCCTGTTTCAGCTGAAGAACAAG GTGCGGCGTGCCATCGAGCGGAACCAGAACGAGGGCAACTGCTCGCGGGCGCTCGTGTGTCGGCTGGCCAACCCGTACGGCTTTTCGTCGGCCATCCACGACGTGCTCTGGTGCTTGGCGCGGGGCGTGAGCCTGGGCCGCCCGGTGCTGGTCGACTCGGAGCCATGGCACTACGCGCCGTCGGCGTGGAACAGCGTATTCCTGCCGCTGAGCTTCGCCTGCCCGGAGAGAGTGGAACCGCACTCGCCGTGGCCCGGAGAGAATT TGTCACCAAACCGCGCTGCACTGCTGGAGCTTCCCCGAGATGTTGCCGAGGCTCTGGTCGGCCTGCACGGCGACCCGTACGCCTGGTGGCTCGGCCAGCTGATGGCTTACATCATGCGACCTTCGGAGCAGCTCGCGAACATCGTCGCCAAGGCCAAGAGCAAGCTGCAGTTTCAGTCGCCAATCGTCGG GTTGCACGTCCGGCGCACGGACAAGGAGAGCGAGGCGTCATTCCACGACGTGGAAGAGTACATGGAGCACGCGGAGGCCTTTTTCGCCGCCGCCGGTGCCCAGGTGCCGCGCAGGGTGTTCGTCGCCACCGACGAACCGGCCGTCTTCCGAGACCTCCGGCACAG GTTCCGAAACTACTCGTTCGTTGGCGACGAGGCCGCGTCGGCCGCCGCCAGggagcaccggacgcgctattcgCTTCCTTCGCTGCTGGCGCTGGCCAGggacctgctgctgctgtccgagTGCGACCTGGTCGTGTGCACCCTGTCCTCGGGCGTCTGCCGGGTCGTCTACGAGCTCATGCAGGCCCGGCGCACGGACGCCTCGGCGGATCTCGTCTCGCTTGACGTGGAATACTTCTACGCGTTCGTCCAATTCCCGGCGAGGAAGGCCCTCTATGG CCACCGGCCGCTCCACCCCAAGGAGCTGTGGCTGCGCGAGGGCGACTCCGTCGAGAGGCTGGGCGACCACTCGGTGATCGGCGAAGCACGCCGCAAGAAGTACTGGGACGGTGTCTCCGTGGGCACGCTGCCGGGAACGGTGCTCACCGGCCTCTACCCGACCTACAAGACGGTGCCACAACTCCGCACCACCCAGCGCCGGCTGGGTCTGAACTAG